One part of the Thermococcus litoralis DSM 5473 genome encodes these proteins:
- a CDS encoding nitroreductase family protein has translation MMIPELAKRRKTVRKFRKEKPPIEKLLMALEAAKEAPSGMNAQPWHFVIVESIEMKKQIREICERGERKFYEKMKGKLGEWLQEKGFTWQKPFLSEAPYLVLVFTDVRAPFAVQSTWLAVGYLLLALEEEGLGTVTYTPPNPKELEELVNAPKYYKLQTILPVGYPDDEKPKYERKALKEVISFEKFEEKES, from the coding sequence ATGATGATACCCGAGCTTGCTAAAAGAAGGAAAACCGTGAGAAAATTCAGAAAAGAAAAGCCGCCCATAGAGAAGCTCTTAATGGCTTTAGAAGCAGCAAAAGAAGCTCCCTCCGGAATGAATGCCCAGCCGTGGCATTTTGTTATCGTTGAGAGCATTGAAATGAAGAAACAGATTCGGGAGATCTGCGAGAGAGGAGAGAGAAAGTTTTACGAGAAAATGAAAGGAAAACTTGGAGAGTGGCTGCAGGAGAAGGGGTTTACATGGCAAAAGCCCTTTTTGAGTGAAGCTCCCTATCTCGTTCTCGTGTTTACCGATGTTAGGGCGCCTTTTGCAGTCCAGTCAACATGGCTTGCTGTAGGGTATCTCTTGCTTGCCCTTGAGGAAGAAGGGCTCGGCACGGTAACTTACACTCCTCCCAATCCCAAAGAGCTTGAAGAACTTGTAAATGCTCCTAAATATTACAAGCTCCAGACAATACTGCCTGTAGGTTATCCCGACGATGAAAAGCCTAAATACGAAAGAAAAGCCCTTAAAGAAGTTATCAGCTTTGAAAAATTTGAAGAAAAAGAAAGCTAG
- a CDS encoding protein-tyrosine phosphatase family protein, protein MVYPKFVDENVAFSPMPYPENIPEIAEKFNAVVVLTYEYELYYDLEELTKRGVEVLYAPIEDFTAPSLEELLKIVEWIEKKTKEGKKVLVHCLGGSGRSGTVVTAYLMHAHGLSLREALAKVRSLKPSAVETQEQMEVLKELEEHLKG, encoded by the coding sequence ATGGTGTATCCAAAGTTCGTTGATGAGAATGTGGCTTTTTCACCTATGCCTTACCCGGAAAACATTCCAGAAATTGCGGAAAAATTTAATGCTGTGGTTGTTCTTACCTACGAATACGAGCTGTATTACGACTTGGAGGAGCTTACCAAAAGGGGTGTTGAAGTTCTTTATGCACCAATAGAGGACTTTACCGCACCATCTTTAGAGGAGCTGCTTAAGATTGTCGAGTGGATAGAAAAGAAAACCAAAGAAGGCAAAAAGGTCTTGGTACATTGCCTTGGCGGAAGTGGAAGGAGTGGAACTGTGGTAACTGCATACCTTATGCACGCTCATGGGCTTTCTTTAAGGGAAGCACTTGCAAAGGTGCGCTCCCTTAAGCCTTCCGCAGTCGAGACTCAAGAACAAATGGAAGTGCTGAAAGAGCTTGAAGAGCATCTAAAAGGCTGA